The DNA window GTCCGCGCTCATCAGCTTCTTCGTCTGATTGTTGCTATGCGAGATGTAGTAAGTCTCGTCAAAACCCTGACCGTGGGGACGGGTAGCCGGCTCATTGCCGAGGTGCCACTTGCCGGAGATCCCGGTGGCGTAGCCCTCGGAGCGGAAGATCTCCGCGATGGTCAACGCCTCGGGATTCATCCCGTCATTGAATCCCATCTTGTAACCCATCACCCCCTGGGTCCATCCGAGCCGGACCGGATAGGCACCGGTCATCAGGGCCATGCGCGACGGCGTGCAGACCGAAGCTCCCGAGTGGAAGTTCGTCAGCCGGATACCCTCCTTCGCCAAACCGTCGATGACCGGCGTCTTTATCGAAGGATGGCCGTAGCAGCTGAGATCCCGGTAGCCGAGGTCATCGGCCATGATCAGGATCACGTTGGGCTTTTCCGCCAATGCGGGCGCTGCGAGTAAAGCGAGGGCAATGAGTCTCGAAAACATGGCAGCTCGCGTCTCAGAGTTTGCCCCAGACCCGCTCCATTACGGCGAAGACCTTCGGGTCGTGCTTCCGGAGTTCGGCCGCGACGAAGGGAAAGAAATCGTTGCGGTACAGATAGGCCTCGGTGGCCTCGGCGAAGTACTCCTTGTGATCGGTCGCTGCGTAGTGCCGGACTTCCCTGCCGGTGTGCAGCATCACCTTTTCATAGGTGCCGTCCTTCATCGCCTGCTTGTAGCACTTCAGAATTTCCGGCTCTTCGAAGCCCAGGATCTGGTGATGGTAGGCGTGGGCCAGCTCGTGAAGGATCACCGCGGGGTGCTTGAGCATCTGCTGCCGTGAAAGGAGCGATGCGGCACGCGGAATGTGCACCTTCTTCGAAAGCTTCGGATCATACCCCTTCCCCTCGAGCCAGCCAGCCGACGGATGATACTGCATGGATCCCAGCTCCGGATGCTGGTGCTCGATCCAGATCTCACAGGTGCGCATCTTCCCGAGCGGTTCCTCAGGCAGAAGGATCGCGATGCGTTGCAAATGGTTCGCCAGCATCTTGAGCGCCTTCCCGCCCTCTTCGGCATGCTCGCCTTCCGCAAGCAGCGCCGGATCCACGTGAACCGTCCAGCCTTCGATATTCTTCTCCACCGGCTCGATCCAGCCGATCTTCGTGGGGGCGCCTCCGGCCGCCGGAGCAAGCGCAGCGAAAGCCACCGAGGCGGCCGCGGTTGTGAGAATTCTACGAATCAGGTTCATCATTGGTTCTTGGATTCACCGCGTCATTCGAGGTCGAAAATCGAATTGTGAAGCAGACGCTTCACCTCGGTGCCGTCGGCCCCTTTCAGCGACATGTCGATCGACATCCCCCAGGTCGGAGCCAGATCGGGCACAGTGAGGGTGACAGTCTTGCCGTCGTCCGATAGAGACGCCTTTTCGACCGCCAAAGTCCGCTCGTTGTAGTGCTTCGAGCCATATTGCTTCGAGCGTTTGAGATCCCATGCGCGTAGCACCCACGACGAGGAATCCTCGCTCGACTCACGGTCGAGGGGATCGGTGAACGTGATCGTCACGGTTGCCGGGTCGGTGGTCAGACCGACCGGCTGATACGCCGGCCCACCCGTGTAGCGGATCCGGTAGAACCCGCCGGGCTGATGACGGTTGCCTGCCCAGGCAAACATCCCGCAGGCGTAGAGCTGCCCGTCCTTCGGACTGAAACGGCCGCGCATCACGCCAGTCGGGAACGGCTCGATCGGAAAAGCACACATGCCGCCCTGAACCGAACCTCCCACTTTCTCGAACGGGACGGTGTAGATCTTCCCGGCTCCATAGGAGAGATTGAGCAACGAACCATGCAGCGGCTTCCACGCCGAATCCTCCGGCACCCAGAGCAGCTCCGCCGGAGACCGGTCGAAGGCGTTGGTGATCCAGCAAAGCGGTTGACGCATCGCCGAGTCGGATTCGTCGGTCACGTCGTGGTAGCCCCACATGTTGCCGTAGAACTCGCCCGCTCCGGTCCCGTCGACCCAGTTGATCCGGTTCTTCGGATTCCAGTGCCCTTCCTGGTCGGTGACCATGAAACTGCCATCCGGATTGAGACACACCCCGTTCGCCGCCCGGAAGCCGGTGGCGAGGATCGAGGTCTCAGACCCGTCGGCGCTGACCTTCAGCAAGGTCCCGTGGTGGGGCACCACCGGAGTCTTCGCGTGACGGGCTGACTTCGCGTAGTAGAAGTTGCCGTCATCATCCGTCTGCAGCCCCATGGCGAATTCATGGAAGTGCTCGGTGACCTGATGATCGCTGTTGAAGTTCTCGATGTAGTCGGTTTCACGATCCCCGTTCAGATCGCGCAGGATCGCGATCATGTCCCGGCAGCCGACGTAAATCTCGCCATCCACGATCTTCAGTCCGAGCGGCTGGAACAGCCCCGAACAAATCCGCTGCCACGTGAGTTCGCCCTCGGCCTGATCGATTCCGTCCACGATCCAGACGTCGCCATTCCAAGTGCAGACCGCGGCGCTCTTCCCACCTTCGAAGAAATCGAATCCGCTTGCCCGCATCCACGATTGCCACGGGTTCTTGTCCGGCTCCGGAAGACTGATGACATCGACCGCCCAAGCCCCTTCCGGTTTGCCGGGTTCCATCAGCGTCGTCACCCGGCCTTCGAAGCGTTTCGCCACCGCCTTCTCCTTGAACAGCGATTCTTCGGAATCGAAGAAGACCTCCGCCTTTCCTTCGCTGTAGCGAATCCCGAATGCCACAGGTTTCTCTCGCGGCTCGACGACATGCTCCTGCTCGGCATCGATGCGCAGCTTCAAAAGCTTCTTCCCGGGCCCGCATTCGATCCAGCGCTCGAAGGCACCATCGTCGGACAATCTCGGACGCTCGCGGACCTCGGTCTCCCCCACGGTGTAGCGCAAGAGCGGCTGATCTCCGTGAATCTCGATTCCCTTCAGGCGCACCCACTCCGTCGGTAGCGGTCCATAGCGCACTCCGTCGCGTCCGGTGATTCGTAGATCCGCATAGTCGCCCGTTTCCGGATTCGCCCACATCGGTTCGTTGGGGAACACAAACTGCTTTTCGCCGACAATGCTGGTATGCGTGCCGTGGGAGCCGTCGAACGCGATTCCCTTCCAGTCCACGAACCTGTCGCCGGTCCAGCATGCGGCGAGACGCATCGTGTCGTGGTCGTAGAGCATCCACGCACGCCCCTTCGACACCCCGCCCGGTCCGTCATCGACGCGCACCACGATGCCCTTCTGGGCGATGTTGTCGGGCTCGACCTGCAAGGTCCACTGGAGGACGTTCCCGAAATCCTGCAGGAGATACTGCGGCAGCTTTTTCTCCGCCTGCTTTTCCTTCCGCAGGCTCATGCCGCGGGGAAGCTTGGCGAGGTAGGCTTCATCAACGGAAACGAACTGATCCGCGTTCCGATCCTTCAGGAAGGTCTCACGCAGGTAGTGAATGACGTCGTACTTCTGCGCCGTCGTGTACTGCGGCTGCGGCACCATCTGCCCGTATCCCTTCTCAAGCGTCTGAAGCATCCGATACGGGTCCGTGCCATTGTGAAGGTCGTTCAGATGGAACCTTGGGGCGGTCGGCAACGAACCCGCCGCCTCGAGCGTGCCGTGACAGGTCACACACAGCTGGTTGTAGATCTCGCCGCCCCGCTTGAGGCTCGCCTCGTCCCATCCGGCCACAAACCCGGCATGATCGGACATCGCCAATGGCTGGACAAAAGCCTCCCGCAAAACGAATCCGTCGCCCGCCTCAAGGATCGGTCGAACCGCATAGCCGGGCACCGCACCGAATTCAACAAGCTCACCTCCTCCGTCGGACCCCGGACTCCAGTTGAAGTCAGGAGTGTTCACCGACGCCTCGTTGCCATTCGAAAGACTGGCGATCTCCTTTTCGTCGAGGGCACGACGCCAGAAACGCACTGTCGAGATGGAACCGCCGAAGGCGCCCCCGAAATCCGAAGCCGCCTCACCGATCTTCATCACCGACTTGTCGGGATCGGGAGCGGTAAAGTCCGGCTTGGAGGCATCGAGGCGACCGTCGACAAAGATCTTCAGCGCCCCCCCGTCGGAGACGAGGACGGCGACGTGCTCCTTGTCCGCACTTAGCTTCCGCTTTCCACGGACGGCACCCTTCCACCCGAGGTCGTAGGTGAGTCGATCGCCCTTGATGAACAGAGCCTTGGCATCCGCCACCCACTTTCCTTCGGGCATCGCCTTCGCGATCAGGGTGCCACCGCTTCCCTCGGTCCGGAACCGAACCATCGCCGTGAAGTCACGATCGAACCGGAGTTCCTCCGATGAGGTCTTCGCATCCACCACGGTCGAGGGTGACCCGGATCCGGCGCCTGTCTCTCCGGAGACCATCTTCCCGTTCTGCCAAACCCTCATCCGGGCCGGCGCACCGGGGATATGCTCAAAGGCGACATCGACTGTTTGGCCGCTACCGGCGGGCAGATCGACCACCTCATCTTCCCCGAATTGCAAACGTGCGTCCGCGCCTTCCTTGGCATCGTAGCGGAGGACGAGCCGGAAGTTGGCGAACGCCTCCTCCGATGTCACTTTGCCCGGCGCGCGGAATTCCGAAAACACCGACAACAGCGTGTTCTCGAGCGGGACCGAGGTCGCGGGTGGTTTCTCCTCGGCAAACGCCGGAACGGCAAGAATCGCCGAACCGGCGATGGAAAAGGCTACGAGTTTCATTCGGCGGAAGCGGAGGCCATCGGTTCAACGGCGGGCGCGGCCTTCCCGCACCCCTTGCATCCGCCGGAAGCGAGTTCGCCGGCAATGCGCTTCGAGGTCGGACTTACCGAGAGCCCGCCGAGCGCGGTGCAGCAGTGCTCGCGAGGCATTGCGTGGGCCACCGAGTTCATCGCCAGAATCACTTCATCGAGCGGCACCAGATGCTGATAGCCTGCGAGCGCCATGTTCGCGCAGGCGAGCGCATTGGTCGCGGCCATCACGTTGCGACCGAGGCACGGCGCTTCGACCCGGTTCGCCACCGGATCGCAAATCATGCCGAGGCTGTTCTGAAGGGCCAGCGAGGCGGCGGCGATCGATGTCTCCGAGTCACCCCCGGCGAGATAGACCATCGCGGCCGCGGCCATGGCCGAACCCGATCCGCATTCCGCCATGCAGCCGCCCTCCTCGGCGGCAAAGGTCGCGTCGCGCGCGATGAACACGCCGATGAGCCCGGCGATGAAGAGCGCGCGGAGCACCTTCTCCTCGTCGGCGCCGACCGCATCCGCCACGGCAAGAACCGCTCCGGGCATCGCGCCGCAGGATCCCGCGGTGGGCGCCGCGACGATTACCCCCATCGAAGACTTCACCTCCATGATGGCGGAGACGTAGCGGATGATCCGGTTGTTGACGTCGGCCGGCACCAACCGGCCTTCCTCCTCGGCCTTTGTGAAGCCCGGCGACTGCGATGGAAGGATCCGGTCGGCATACTCGGTACCCGAAAGCCCGGTCTTCACCGCGTTGCGCATGACTTCGGAAATGAGCCGCATCCGGTCGACTGCTTCGGACTCGTCCACCCCGCCGCGGGCCGCTTCATAGCGGATCGCAAAACTGGCTATGTCCCCGCCGGAGAAACCGTCGATCGCGCGCATCGCGGCACAGGTCTCAAACGGCACTTCGAGGTTCTTCCGCGAAAGGATGGGCAGCACCGCCTTGAGCACGCGGACCCTGCTGGCTCCGAGCGCTTCGGCTAGACCATCGATGTCAGGGAGATCATCACGACTGCGGAGAACCAGAAGCCCTCCGTCCGGACCGGAGTGCCATTCCACCTTCTCCGCTTCCCGGGAAGCGGGATGCGACTCCCAAGCCGCGGCTTCCGGTTCGCCGGCGAGCCACAGCAAGGTCAGATCCAGGTCGCCTGCCCCGGCCAACGGGATTCGATCGATCGCCACCAGTTCGATCATTCCTCCACCGGTCGAGATCGCGTCGAGATGATCGACCCGGCCGCTCTCACCGATCAGTTCCAGCCGGTAGAAATTCGGATGGGGCGCGTCGAACGACTCATAACGGACATCGACCTCGATCCCCGCCGCATCAAGGGCCTCGGGGTAGGTTGGCAGGCGTTCGTCTTCGGGCGGCCAGCCGAGCAACCCGCTGTAGAGCCCGAGATCGGTCCCCTGGTCACGGTGGGTCGTCACCAAAGACCCGTTCGGATCGTAGCGGACAATCACCTTCCGCAACGGCTCACCCAGAAGGTCGCGCGCCAGGCGACCGATCCGGTTCGCCGCGGCACTGTGCGAACTGCTCGGACCCCGCATCACGGGACCGAGCACGTCATTGAAAATACTCGGAGGAAGGGACATTTGAAGACAGTTGCTGGTGTTCGGGGAGAAGCACAGGATCCTAGCGGTTTACCGCCGATCCAACGAGAATCTTAATGCAGTTTGCGGCCAAGATCCTCCAATTTCCGGTTCTCCGGCGCCTGCGGGCGCGCGAACTCGCGGACGGCCAGCCTACAGAGAAGGCAGGGTCAGGCTCTCATAGTCCACCCGGTTGAAATTCGCATCCCAATTGAAGATGCACAATTCGCGGCGGGTGGAGTAGAGCGCTACGGTCGAGGCGGTGATCATGGACCATTCCTCCCTAGTCGGATGGAAATAGCTGAGCCGGATCGGCAGGCTGGCCGATCTCTCGGATCCGAGCGGGTTATGGCTCCTGAGCTTTCCGGGCTCGACCACGAACTTCGATTTCCCCAATTCGATCCCGATCCTGAAGTTGGTCATGTTCAGGAACATGCTCTCACCGCCCTTGTAGGCGTCGAGGTCCAGCACCTGGGTCTTGAACAGCAGACCTTGTGGATTCTCCGCCATGGGCATGAGGATCACCACAGCTTTGGAGACGGACTCGGGGACGCTGGCTTGGGCGAGTGTCTGATACTGGGGAGTCTCCGCAGCCGCGGCATTCTCCACTTGGCGGACAATGCGCAGAATGCCGTCGGCCGGAACCTTTACGGAGTCGCTGGGAGAGAACTTCGAGAGCAGCACCTCGCTCACTTCCTTGCCGGCCAGAACGGTCACCGGGTTCTCGAACCCCTCGGGCAAACTGGTGAAGACAAACGACGCCACCCGGCCCCGTGGAGCGCGTTCTTCACTGCCGGTCTCGGCCTCCTGTGCAACAAGGCCGACAGCGGTTCCGAGAGAGAGAACGAGGGACAATAGCGGAATTTTCATAGGGAATGCGGGGGCCGGACCGGCTCAGACTTCATCCGGATGGAGCCAACGGAATCCTTCAATCACGAACTTCCGTCCATATTTGCGGTTGGTGTCCGAGAGCGCGTCATTGTCCCTGAAGGCACCATCGGTGCTCATCAAACGGACTGGCTCGGAGGCGTCATTGGTGGGATCGGCGTATTCGGGCACACGCTGGACAATGGCCTCGCACCACGCACGTGCGGCGACGCTGCCATCGGAATCGAGCGCCTCGCCATAAGCACGGATGCGGAAGGTGTCGTCGCGGACCGACAGCGTGTTGGCGATCGGCTTGAGCAGGTCGGACTGGATCACGTAGCCGGGAACGCCGGCCAGGCGCGATCCCTCGATCGCCTGAGGAGTGCTGAAACTGCTCCTTCCGACATCCGAGGCCGAGATCATCAACGCCGGAGAGTTCTTGAACCGGTAGTTGATGGAAGACGATTCGGGTGAATCGTCGTCGTAGTCGATAGCGCTCTGCAGCGCCCCCATCAGGCCGAGTTCATCATTGGACAAACGGCGGTTGATGAACTCCGAGAAGTTGAGGAACGGGCCACGCTGCTTCACCTGCTTGACGCACTCCTCGGCCAGCTTCCTGAGTTGCTCGTCATCGAGGAAACGGACGCCGGACCAGCCGCTCGATCCATCGGGCATCACAACGCCCCGCCCGGCATCGTCCATCTCCTTGTCGGAGACTTCCGTGTTGAAGCGGGTCACGACGATATGGCCATCTGGCGCCTCGATCTCTCCAAGTTGTCCCGAGCGGTCACGATAGACCGCCTTCCGCTCGCGGATGCCGGCGAACACGGCGTGCCATGCATCGACGGAAGTGCTGTTGACGTTGAACATGCCGTCGACCACGAGATGTTCGGCAGCCTTGAGATAGCCATCCGCGGCCTGAAGTTCGGTTTCGACTTCAGCAGCGGTCTTCCCGCCGTCGTTGTAGCGGTATCGGGAGTTGCCGATCTCTTCATTGGCAACCAGGCGGCCGATGTTTTCCTTCAGACTGAGCGCCGAGCTGGCCCCGGGGCGGTTCTGATCAGCCAGCGACGACACGAAGTAGTCGTCCCACAGCGCGTCATTGAGAAGAAAGACATGATCCCAGTAGTCGCAGTAGGCCTGGGTATCGACCTCTTCGGTCACGTCAGGATTGGTCCGGTCGATGACATCCCGGCTCACCGAGTTGTTGATGAACCGGTAGACATCCGACCTCGGCAGCATCGGATGCATGAAGGAATTGCCGATGCCCGGGCCGGTGACGCCGCTCTGGTAGGCGACGCGCTTGCTTTCGGACGAGTAGAGCGAGCACTTCGCCACACTGCTGCCGTTTCCGGTGAACTGCTGGGGCTTGAGCTGGAGTGGATCCGAGGCGCTCAGGCCGCGCTTCAGATACTGGTTGGGACGCACCCAGCCGGGGTTGATCCGCATGCCGGCGAAGCCCGCGAGACTGCCGACCGGTGCGGTAGGCAGTTCCAGAAGCGCTGCCGAGGTTACCTGCTCGTAGGCCGGCGCCCCGGAACCGAGGAACGCCTTGTCGCCGATCTGCCCGATGATCTTGCTGATCCCGAAAGTCGTGGTG is part of the Haloferula helveola genome and encodes:
- a CDS encoding DUF6797 domain-containing protein, which produces MKLVAFSIAGSAILAVPAFAEEKPPATSVPLENTLLSVFSEFRAPGKVTSEEAFANFRLVLRYDAKEGADARLQFGEDEVVDLPAGSGQTVDVAFEHIPGAPARMRVWQNGKMVSGETGAGSGSPSTVVDAKTSSEELRFDRDFTAMVRFRTEGSGGTLIAKAMPEGKWVADAKALFIKGDRLTYDLGWKGAVRGKRKLSADKEHVAVLVSDGGALKIFVDGRLDASKPDFTAPDPDKSVMKIGEAASDFGGAFGGSISTVRFWRRALDEKEIASLSNGNEASVNTPDFNWSPGSDGGGELVEFGAVPGYAVRPILEAGDGFVLREAFVQPLAMSDHAGFVAGWDEASLKRGGEIYNQLCVTCHGTLEAAGSLPTAPRFHLNDLHNGTDPYRMLQTLEKGYGQMVPQPQYTTAQKYDVIHYLRETFLKDRNADQFVSVDEAYLAKLPRGMSLRKEKQAEKKLPQYLLQDFGNVLQWTLQVEPDNIAQKGIVVRVDDGPGGVSKGRAWMLYDHDTMRLAACWTGDRFVDWKGIAFDGSHGTHTSIVGEKQFVFPNEPMWANPETGDYADLRITGRDGVRYGPLPTEWVRLKGIEIHGDQPLLRYTVGETEVRERPRLSDDGAFERWIECGPGKKLLKLRIDAEQEHVVEPREKPVAFGIRYSEGKAEVFFDSEESLFKEKAVAKRFEGRVTTLMEPGKPEGAWAVDVISLPEPDKNPWQSWMRASGFDFFEGGKSAAVCTWNGDVWIVDGIDQAEGELTWQRICSGLFQPLGLKIVDGEIYVGCRDMIAILRDLNGDRETDYIENFNSDHQVTEHFHEFAMGLQTDDDGNFYYAKSARHAKTPVVPHHGTLLKVSADGSETSILATGFRAANGVCLNPDGSFMVTDQEGHWNPKNRINWVDGTGAGEFYGNMWGYHDVTDESDSAMRQPLCWITNAFDRSPAELLWVPEDSAWKPLHGSLLNLSYGAGKIYTVPFEKVGGSVQGGMCAFPIEPFPTGVMRGRFSPKDGQLYACGMFAWAGNRHQPGGFYRIRYTGGPAYQPVGLTTDPATVTITFTDPLDRESSEDSSSWVLRAWDLKRSKQYGSKHYNERTLAVEKASLSDDGKTVTLTVPDLAPTWGMSIDMSLKGADGTEVKRLLHNSIFDLE
- a CDS encoding L-serine ammonia-lyase, iron-sulfur-dependent, subunit alpha, whose translation is MSLPPSIFNDVLGPVMRGPSSSHSAAANRIGRLARDLLGEPLRKVIVRYDPNGSLVTTHRDQGTDLGLYSGLLGWPPEDERLPTYPEALDAAGIEVDVRYESFDAPHPNFYRLELIGESGRVDHLDAISTGGGMIELVAIDRIPLAGAGDLDLTLLWLAGEPEAAAWESHPASREAEKVEWHSGPDGGLLVLRSRDDLPDIDGLAEALGASRVRVLKAVLPILSRKNLEVPFETCAAMRAIDGFSGGDIASFAIRYEAARGGVDESEAVDRMRLISEVMRNAVKTGLSGTEYADRILPSQSPGFTKAEEEGRLVPADVNNRIIRYVSAIMEVKSSMGVIVAAPTAGSCGAMPGAVLAVADAVGADEEKVLRALFIAGLIGVFIARDATFAAEEGGCMAECGSGSAMAAAAMVYLAGGDSETSIAAASLALQNSLGMICDPVANRVEAPCLGRNVMAATNALACANMALAGYQHLVPLDEVILAMNSVAHAMPREHCCTALGGLSVSPTSKRIAGELASGGCKGCGKAAPAVEPMASASAE